A region from the Ammospiza caudacuta isolate bAmmCau1 chromosome 4, bAmmCau1.pri, whole genome shotgun sequence genome encodes:
- the TRMT9B gene encoding probable tRNA methyltransferase 9B isoform X1 has protein sequence MFLESKLYGMEHEATQLEKQHVHSVYENTAAYFSDLQTKAWPRVRNFLLEQRPGSLVVDIGCGTGKYLSVNTQVYNLGCDYCEGLVEIARKKGDEVLVCDNLNLPFRDQCFNAVISIGVIHHFSTKQRRIKAIKEMARILTPGGQIMIYVWAMEQKNRRFEKQDVFVPWNKALCSRHFSESNQSGDKSDFVHSAKGQDINPAQLVISECSYQNNLQPETDSKHPRNMDHCLPRACCMKISEEENRFYSALGRSFRSWFFSRSLDESALRKQSDKMKHLKHEAVWASSAVPIQHSRHCSLDLGHHGALLNEQSLDDDDDVFMESLSLKKPQWSPATHALKDLSLNGRHQSVAQSKGDEASFINGPVEDKDCICDCNKDGAGKSDASKFFKRTSTTDSTDSALDSAVSVGDQTDAMLDTKAFMRYYHVFREGELSSLVEENVPELQILSSCYDHGNWCIIAERRGTSL, from the exons ATGTTCTTGGAAAGTAAGCTCTATGG GATGGAACATGAGGCTACCCAGCTAGAAAAGCAGCATGTGCACAGTGTGTATGAAAATACAGCTGCCTACTTCAGTGATCTGCAGACCAAAGCATGGCCTCGTGTTCGGAACTTCCTGCTGGAACAGAGGCCTGGCAGTCTCGTTGTTGATATAG GTTGTGGAACTGGAAAGTATCTCAGTGTCAACACTCAAGTGTATAATCTGGGCTGTGATTACTGTGAGGGGCTGGTAGAAATTGCAAGGAAGAAAGGTGATGAAGTTCTGGTGTGTGACAACCTTAACCTTCCCTTTAGGGATCAGTGCTTCAATGCAGTCATTTCAATTGGAG TGATACATCATTTCTCAACTAAACAAAGGAGAATCAAAGCAATAAAGGAAATGGCAAGGATATTGACACCTGGAGGCCAAATAATGATTTATGTTTGGGCTATGGAACAAAAGAATCGTCGCTTTGAGAAACAAGATGTATTTGTCCCATGGAACAAGGCCTTGTGCTCTCGCCATTTTTCAGAATCAAATCAATCTGGAGATAAGAGTGACTTTGTCCATAGTGCAAAAGGCCAAGACATAAACCCTGCACAGCTTGTCATCTCTGAGTGCAGCTACCAAAACAATCTGCAGCCAGAAACGGATTCAAAACATCCCCGCAATATGGACCATTGCTTACCCAGAGCCTGCTGCATGAAAATTtctgaggaagaaaacagattttacaGTGCTCTAGGAAGGTCTTTCCGCTCATGGTTTTTCTCCAGATCCCTTGATGAATCAGCCCTGAGAAAGCAAAGTGACAAAATGAAGCACCTGAAACATGAAGCAGTGTGGGCCAGCAGTGCCGTACCCATTCAGCATTCACGGCACTGCAGCTTGGATTTAGGTCACCATGGGGCTCTGTTAAATGAACAGAGCttagatgatgatgatgatgtgtTTATGGAAAGCCTGTCTCTCAAAAAGCCACAGTGGTCACCAGCCACACATGCCCTGAAGGATTTAAGTTTAAATGGAAGACACCAGAGTGTAGCTCAGAGCAAGGGGGACGAAGCTTCATTTATAAATGGCCCAGTGGAAGACAAGGACTGCATCTGTGATTGTAATAAAGATGGTGCTGGTAAGTCTGATGCCAGCAAGTTTTTCAAAAGAACTTCAACAACTGACTCCACTGACTCAGCTTTGGATTCAGCAGTGTCTGTTGGGGACCAGACTGATGCCATGCTGGATACAAAGGCCTTCATGCGTTATTACCATGTTTTTCGGGAAGGAGAGCTGAGTTCTCTGGTAGAAGAGAATGTGCCTGAGCTTCAGATACTTTCTTCCTGCTATGACCATGGAAACTGGTGCATTATTGCAGAGAGAAGAGGAACATCGCTATAA
- the TRMT9B gene encoding probable tRNA methyltransferase 9B isoform X2, protein MEHEATQLEKQHVHSVYENTAAYFSDLQTKAWPRVRNFLLEQRPGSLVVDIGCGTGKYLSVNTQVYNLGCDYCEGLVEIARKKGDEVLVCDNLNLPFRDQCFNAVISIGVIHHFSTKQRRIKAIKEMARILTPGGQIMIYVWAMEQKNRRFEKQDVFVPWNKALCSRHFSESNQSGDKSDFVHSAKGQDINPAQLVISECSYQNNLQPETDSKHPRNMDHCLPRACCMKISEEENRFYSALGRSFRSWFFSRSLDESALRKQSDKMKHLKHEAVWASSAVPIQHSRHCSLDLGHHGALLNEQSLDDDDDVFMESLSLKKPQWSPATHALKDLSLNGRHQSVAQSKGDEASFINGPVEDKDCICDCNKDGAGKSDASKFFKRTSTTDSTDSALDSAVSVGDQTDAMLDTKAFMRYYHVFREGELSSLVEENVPELQILSSCYDHGNWCIIAERRGTSL, encoded by the exons ATGGAACATGAGGCTACCCAGCTAGAAAAGCAGCATGTGCACAGTGTGTATGAAAATACAGCTGCCTACTTCAGTGATCTGCAGACCAAAGCATGGCCTCGTGTTCGGAACTTCCTGCTGGAACAGAGGCCTGGCAGTCTCGTTGTTGATATAG GTTGTGGAACTGGAAAGTATCTCAGTGTCAACACTCAAGTGTATAATCTGGGCTGTGATTACTGTGAGGGGCTGGTAGAAATTGCAAGGAAGAAAGGTGATGAAGTTCTGGTGTGTGACAACCTTAACCTTCCCTTTAGGGATCAGTGCTTCAATGCAGTCATTTCAATTGGAG TGATACATCATTTCTCAACTAAACAAAGGAGAATCAAAGCAATAAAGGAAATGGCAAGGATATTGACACCTGGAGGCCAAATAATGATTTATGTTTGGGCTATGGAACAAAAGAATCGTCGCTTTGAGAAACAAGATGTATTTGTCCCATGGAACAAGGCCTTGTGCTCTCGCCATTTTTCAGAATCAAATCAATCTGGAGATAAGAGTGACTTTGTCCATAGTGCAAAAGGCCAAGACATAAACCCTGCACAGCTTGTCATCTCTGAGTGCAGCTACCAAAACAATCTGCAGCCAGAAACGGATTCAAAACATCCCCGCAATATGGACCATTGCTTACCCAGAGCCTGCTGCATGAAAATTtctgaggaagaaaacagattttacaGTGCTCTAGGAAGGTCTTTCCGCTCATGGTTTTTCTCCAGATCCCTTGATGAATCAGCCCTGAGAAAGCAAAGTGACAAAATGAAGCACCTGAAACATGAAGCAGTGTGGGCCAGCAGTGCCGTACCCATTCAGCATTCACGGCACTGCAGCTTGGATTTAGGTCACCATGGGGCTCTGTTAAATGAACAGAGCttagatgatgatgatgatgtgtTTATGGAAAGCCTGTCTCTCAAAAAGCCACAGTGGTCACCAGCCACACATGCCCTGAAGGATTTAAGTTTAAATGGAAGACACCAGAGTGTAGCTCAGAGCAAGGGGGACGAAGCTTCATTTATAAATGGCCCAGTGGAAGACAAGGACTGCATCTGTGATTGTAATAAAGATGGTGCTGGTAAGTCTGATGCCAGCAAGTTTTTCAAAAGAACTTCAACAACTGACTCCACTGACTCAGCTTTGGATTCAGCAGTGTCTGTTGGGGACCAGACTGATGCCATGCTGGATACAAAGGCCTTCATGCGTTATTACCATGTTTTTCGGGAAGGAGAGCTGAGTTCTCTGGTAGAAGAGAATGTGCCTGAGCTTCAGATACTTTCTTCCTGCTATGACCATGGAAACTGGTGCATTATTGCAGAGAGAAGAGGAACATCGCTATAA